TGGCCTAgcccgtgtgacccacacggccaCATTCACACCACCACACGGTTGTGTCTTACGCAGACCATGCCCTCGTCaaacacacggccatgtctcgCACACAGGCAACCAGACGGCTAGGCATACGctcgtgtggcgtcgacagtaTGGTTTTTTGACTTTCGCTGAAACTCAATTTTCTACGTTTTGAGAACACACCTAGTACGGTTTTGATGCGAAATCAGTCTCAAGCCAACTAGCATCTATGATAAATACAACAAAACTTCTAAAATTAGTCTAAACTCACAGTTAAACCGAAGTAACGAAACCGACAACGGTGAAAATTGAGTGTTCAACACTTACCCAATTACACCGAACGACTTCAACTACAATTCCGAGAGAGGAGAGTCCCATTCTTCACGATTTGGTGCTGCcaaaaacataatttcaatACCAACGAAAAATCAACATCACACTAAAcagatttaaaagaaaaactatctAACCTGAGCAAAGCATTCTATCTCCACTTACCAATTACACAAGAACATCGAAAAGCCGAAATATCGCGTTTGAACAATTAAATTAACAGAAAGTAGAGAGTAAAGGAGAAGAATTGTCAAATGACAGAAAAACACAGAGAAATGGGAAAAGCCAACGTCAAAAATTTTTTGAGAGCGATAGAgaactgaaattttgaaaaaacaaaaataaaatctaataacTCCCAATATCCCAACTCCCCACTATCTTCTCAACCATAACTACCCACTCACTCAGACTCCCAATCCCATTCAACTCTCTCAGTTGATCGAGGCAAAAATTAATACCTACGCTCACgcagggattcgaacacaaaaCCTCTCACACATCAACTCCTTACCACTcaaaccaacaagctcattctaatatgaatTAACAGACAACATTATaaaggactaaactgtaaaaaaaagtataaaagtacgaaattaacaattaaataacgAACAACAATTGGTGCCCAAAATGGCTCCATTTTACCTCTTGATCTCAATTTTACATGTTGTATTGAATATGTAAAGCTTACTAACTCCAAGTATTAAGTATATGgtagatatatatacatatagatatacatgTTTTACTTAGGATAGAATTATTAATACTAATACTACATACTTAAATTATGGAAATACCACTGAGTGCTTTACTCAGCGTATGGTATGTTCTCTCCGTGTGCATATTAGATTTAATTCGAGATTTTCTGAGCATCAACCTCAACATCTTATCCACAATCACGTTCTAAACAATGTTTGTCTGTTTTCAACCTTATTTAcatttggcatgtacctaataGGTTAGGTTTTGTGATAGTTGAATGatgttataataaaatgttgtattttatattcttgtaataatgtatatatatatgattgataTGCATACGTACGTAGTTCACAAATGTGTGAGATATGTGATGGTACCTTCATTGCAGTGTTTTATATGACCCTAGTGTCACGGGCCgtagttcaaagcccgtgaccatcgcaccaaatgcatccaatggaggtctattgcttagacggggatcatttggcccacgagaactggccTGATTCAAAAAgatattggagaagcctgtcagattgaagcctggttggcccgatagcgaagagatggcaacttaggctaatatggaaactaatcttagaagatagagggaatcatatcttgtaaagattagattagatttgatatggcatatcttgtaaatccctaaaataaagggatatggttaatctcgtacgtcgatgtaattgtatcttgaccgtcggttttgggggagctcaactataaatagagagcctccccctcagttgtactcactcctgaattgtttcattattttttgtgaataagagaattgagagcatttactcaaacactttgcgagtGCTCTTTCTGTTGCtctttgttgttcttcttttggcataaatcgcttccgctcttcaattggtgccttggaggagtttttAAGGAATCCTCAATTGATTTAAGGCTGAATTAGGCGAGTTTagacgaacggatcgcctaaggctgcACGGATTGCGAGACAAAAGGTCTAGCCCTGTGACACTAGTAGAAGGTTGAATTGTTGAATgttattaaatgaatatttgtttgattttatcatataaactatttaatttaattttgatttattcgtaGTTGCTTCAGAAACGAATATGACACAGTGTACCTTAGATCTGACGGTCGAGTCGGGTATAGGGTATTACAAATGTTCTATTATGGCAGAATTTAGTTGTGGTTAGTATGCTCGccatttgattttcttcatcCTTAGGGGGAAATGCCAGATTTGCTTTAGTTTCAACGTCTATAAACTGGGCatgtttatatattcttttaaatgtaGAAACAGTTGCATATTCTGTGAAATAGTTCTTTTGATGGAGATTTTGTCATGTTGTGTTCCATTACTTGTTGAATGTTCCGCACCTTTGGATAATAACAATTgtagaaaattagaagaaaaattgaaatagttTCCTGTTGCTTCAGTTTTCAATCCTTGTTAATACTTCAATGAACATGCACCATTAACGGAGGAGTTGGTGTTTAGGGCTTGTATGATTCCGTTACTTCTTTGTGGTGGATTTAAAGCATACGACATCATTTTTCTCTGCCCTACTTTCTTCAGTTTAGGTGAGTCTTTTTTTCTTGAAGACTGCTAGATCATTCATCTAGGGAGGATTTGATTATCTTCTTTCTTGGGTGTTAAGCACTAATAATATGTCTATTTCTGTTGTGCACATCTACTAGCATGAATACATATCACTTCTTACATATTGATGTTATACCTGTATCAGAagctatatttattttttgccaCACTACAGAGTACGGAGCAATTAATGAGAGAAAAATGGGACAGAGTGGATACATTCTTAAAAGCTTATGATCCAACCATGCATATGTTTGGCCATTCTTGCAGTTGTTGGTGCATTTACATCTGTTTGTGCAGTTAAAACTTGTCAAGAATCATGCTACTGCTACCCATATGCACCTCATTGCATTATGACTTGAATGACATGTAAATTGTTTTGACTATATTCATCAATATCTTGCAGTGCATTTGAACCATATGATGGAAATCTACAGCCACCATAATTATAGCTTGCTTAAAGCCTCCATGGTTGTAGGTAAAAACTAGATTTTCCAACTTGAACTAGCTCCAATTTTTGTTGAAGAGGGTTGCTTGTTTTTCATATTTAGGTATAAAATTTGTATGGATTGAAAATGTTGACAGCTTTGTTTGAGGAAAAAAGATTAGTGTTTGATTCTTTTTCCAGCTTGTATGTCATTGCTTACTGGAATATATCTGGGTTTTTAGGCCTCCAGCTGGACTACACTGCAGTCTTCGGTTCATATTCTTCATTTCTCTTCGTTCGAACAGGTTGGTCATTACTTGTTAATAAATGCTATCGTCTCTATGATAGTTTTTCACTGGAGTTCAGCCTTTTGTAAATGCGATGGATAAAAATGGTCAATAATGGATGCAAATGCTTGTAGTATAGACTGTAAATACAAACTAACCTGGCATTTAACCTAGAAGCTGTTAAGCATTTGTAGGAAATATCTGCTATTATTGTCTTGTTTTcttatgatattttctttttgcacACATATGTCTCAAATAATTTGTGTTCTTTGCCATGGTTTTATCTTTCTGGCTCGTTAATTCTTGGTAGGAAACCTTGTTGCTCCTTTAATTGCCCATGCTTTTTGCAACTATATGGGATTGCCTGTGTTGCTCATACCAAGGAAAGGTACACGATTACAACCCATGATATTCGCATTTTCATACTATACTAGTATCCCTGGAAAATCTGCTAACATTTCatgttctttatattttcagGGCTAGTTAGCGTGGCATTTGTAGCTGGAATGTTGTCATTTGCTTGGCTTCTGCTCCCTTTAACACGGCCTGATTTGTAGAATGACAGAACAAATAATTGCAGGTGTTGGCAAGGATATTGTTTATGGAATTAAACCAATTACTTCTATGGAAGAAATGTTGTTAGTTACATTGATAACTATATGCAATGGTATAAGCAAATGATAAAATGCTGAAAAGCAACCAGTGTTTCTTTTTCTCATGACCTGTAATATTTCCACTAGGGTTTCTAAGGCCATTCAATTGTTGTAAAATGAGGAGAAATCGAGTATTAGTATTCTACATTTATTTGACATATACCCTTTTGCAGCTGAGCCCTCTGTTTCACATTTTAGAGCTGGTATCAAGTCTCAATGTTGTAACCCATAAGAAAAATCATTCTATAATATGTTTTGGATATTTCAGTCAGGAAGGTCGTTGTAGTATAGTGGTAAGTGTTTCCGCCTGTAACGCGGGTGACCCGGGTTCGATCCCTGGCAACGgcgttttatttttatttttttatggtcaataatcaaattcatagAAGCGGGAAGCCGGCGGCTTTTTCCTGGGGAAACGTCTGTTCAAAACGAAACGCGCTATTAGTTTTAAAACTCATCgtaacttttttttccttcaaagtataatttaaaaacGGAGACCTCCAAATTCCGGCAATCAGCACTGCTTTCATCTTTCAAATTAACCTTGAATTTAAAGCCATGTATCTGATCCCCTTTGCTTTTTGCACATTGCTCAGCATTCAGCATTCAGCATTCAGGATCCAGGATCACCTCCAGAACTGAGATCGCAATTTGCAAACAATTTGCTGTCGACGTTGAggtaattctttttttttgtgtgtgtgtgaatAAATGCTCGTAATGAACTCTTTTCTGCTCCCGCCTAAATTgttcaaattgatttttttgcgTTTTTTACTTGAGCTCATAATTGTTTTAGAACTTAAGGTCCATTCCCACGCTTGAACTGATTATGTATTTGAGACAATATTGAGAGAACCTTTCCCAAAACTAATACTAGAGTAGATTAGATCATATGACATGATAAAATATGTTCTCAGGAGAAGGGGAAGCAAAGAAATTCAATGACAACTAGATCATATATCTTCCAAGATtttgtgaataaaaaaaattctgtttAAAAATGTggtgaaaaaaaaacatgattaGAAAATCTTTAATCTTTCAGTATGATCATGAAAAGGTAACatagaatttgaaatttgatttgatttgccacaccataatttttttccttatttaatattatatttgcaACGAAAAGTAAGCTTTTGACTTGTAAAATTATGTGAAGAATACATAAATGGCAGCGGCAGACGGGTGTGTTATTTTTCAAAGCATGTTTTGATTGTGGATGATTTTGGGGGGGGGTTCTAGTCTAGAGCACACTGAGTGAGTGTTGTCAGCCAATCCTTTACTGGGTCTTGTAAGGAGATTCGAGTCATCATGCTCTTATTCTCCTTTTAGTTTCCAATTGACAAATAAGCTGAGTTGGTGGACAGGGTTTGGTTGCTTCAGTGGGCAAAAGCCCATAGGAAGAATCTGTAGACATTAGAGTTTGATAAGAcctgttttattttttgttatctCAAACGTTGTGTTGATTAGTCAACCAGGATGAGCCAAGGAACTGTGTCATGTCTCTGAGTTGATATTGTGGGTTAGATAGCTCAACCCTAATAAACCTTCATTGACTTTGTTTGACATTACCTTTGGTTAGATCCTCCCATCACTCTCTTTTCAACAGAATCTCAATGAAAAGCCCCCTTTCCAATCTTATGATATTTTGTTCTCCgttgttttttttcttgaaaccATGACATCATATTTTTTCTTGGCTTCTTCTTGGAGCTGCATATATTTTTCTCTGTATAAAATATTAGTAGATGTTTTGTATTCAGGTGTTGGGATTATTCCCAAAGCCCTACCATTTGGCTTTTTCACATGCTTAATGCTTAAAGTTGTTGGTGAGTTTTTTACccatataatattaaaaataaaaatctaaatggTATGTTGTAAGAATTATGTACATTTAAATGGGTGGTGCATAGGCGACACCATCTTAATTTTGACACAATTtcgttaaaaaaaaaatacaagagtGTGATGCCTATTTGATAGGCGGTACTAGTGACCCTTATCTGATAGGCGGCACTGGTGGTGCCTATTTAATAGGCGACACAGCTAATATTTCTCTCCCTCCCCACACTCCCCCATCCGgctcattttaaatatttatcaaaatacctaaattttatatattacttttaattacaaaaaaaataccaaataattttgtccacatcatattttttgatatactacattaacaaaataaatatatcttatAAATTCCAACTCAATGGTCCCATTCACAAATTTCATCTCAATGGTTTAATCTTTTACcaacataaaaaacaaaatatttatattaaaataataaaaataacatgccaataaaaatatataacaaaaacataacataaactatatataataaatacaaatattattattattttaaaatgataataagtaaaatgttttggtttaaaatataatatatataacaacatGCCAACttaattattgtcaaaaattttttaaatagaacttcaaaagaaatttcattttaataattataaaaatttaaaataaaatttaaaaacataaactcttattctcaattataaaatcttaaaaattataacatataaatggTCTCAtcttaataatcaaaatttatctcATAAATTCCAAATTCCATATTAATGGTCTCATAttttacctacataaaaataatattaaaataatcaaaataacatgccaaataaatttcataaataaatctaatcaacctaaaacacacataacaaataaattacataaaaaataaaatattctttgtACATAACATAAGTAGGCTTTTTAACTtcaataaatattgaaaataaattatgaatgaatgaaaatataaaataaatacaaacatatcTTAATAGTTctttttaaccaaataataGCTTCCAAAAATGAGCCGGATGGGGGAGTGTGGGGGAAAAATACTAGGTATGCCGCCTATTAGATAGACACCATAGGCACCACCAGTGCCGCCTATCAGATAGGGGTCATTGGTGCCACCTATCAAATAGTTACCACacataaccttttttttaacGAAATTGTGTCAgaattagaggtgatcatgggttgggctacccagcccggcccgacggcccgtcCGAAAAATAGGAAGGTTCAGGTAAAAATATagctcgaaatatgggtttgggcaaaaaaataggtctgtttagaaaacgggtcgggcctTGGATAAAATTTGTTTGGCCCGGGTccggcccgaattatatattaaaaatatatatttttatttttaatcaaatatatattttatatatattaaatatatatttaatatgggccgggccaggcttgggcttagcaattttctcTTGGATCGgacttggacaaatttttaggcccatattttgggccaaGCCGGGCCCATGCATAGAAAAcaggtttaaaattttgtctgaGTTCGGCCTGAACCTGactcggcccggcccatgatcacctctagtcaGAATCAGGGTGGTGCCGCCTATGCACCCCCCTCCACCCATTTGGATGTACCATTTTAGTACATAATTCTTGCAACATGccatttaagtttttttttaaatattatttaaataaaaaaactcgtTGTTGGTAGTTTAGCATGTTTTTGTGGGAGATTCTTCGTCCACCTTggatggaaaaatatatatatttatctgcATAAATTTAATACCTCTAT
The window above is part of the Gossypium raimondii isolate GPD5lz chromosome 9, ASM2569854v1, whole genome shotgun sequence genome. Proteins encoded here:
- the LOC105797708 gene encoding LOW QUALITY PROTEIN: CAAX prenyl protease 2 (The sequence of the model RefSeq protein was modified relative to this genomic sequence to represent the inferred CDS: substituted 1 base at 1 genomic stop codon); this encodes MEIPLSALLSGITNVLLWQNLVVAPLTEELVFRACMIPLLLCGGFKAYDIIFLCPTFFSLVHLNHMMEIYSHHNYSLLKASMVVGLQLDYTAVFGSYSSFLFVRTGNLVAPLIAHAFCNYMGLPVLLIPRKGLVSVAFVAGMLSFAWLLLPLTRPDLXNDRTNNCRCWQGYCLWN